TCGTATTAGTATGAAAGATAAATCGATATTTCTATTATAtcataaaacaataaaaacaacgagaacaaaatttcatttaaaacaataataaacatTTCCTCTGCATTTTCTTTCACATTAGCATTTTGAATCTCATAAAAACATAATATTAACTTTCAGTCAACATGACACGTTGCATATTTTCTTAGGTTTGACATTAACTTAAGAGGTGAATCGATATACATTATATCACAgagaaatgtaaagaaaaaaaaattactcaaTTTGGATGatcaaaatataatataaataaaaaagaagtataaaattatatttaagaaaattgttaaaaataaaacatttacaCTTCTTAGGAAAATCaaagtgtaataaattttatattttggtGGTTTTCTTATATGAAGAAGCGTTttttatacttaaaaaaaacaaaaaatatttacttaataatttattttattatttgaatttttaaaagaatatcCATCAATACCGATATTTTATTGTATTACATGTTTAAGTACATACAAATGTCTTTTTCATCGAGATTTCTATTCAACTAAGAATACGAAATTTTGTTTAGAATTGACATTTtaaattggagaaaaaaaaaggtcaaaaccatacaaaaataaaataaaataaaccagtctataatttttaaataatatgaataatagtaataataattgttgtaaataaagaaaatatataataagaAAGTTTAAAAAGTCCTATCCAAGGGAGTGGTGATATTAGCAACGGCAGCCAAAGGGGAATTCCTTCCCATTTCCAAATTCTCTTGTAAATTTCACTTCTCAAATTTCCCCTTCAATGTCGCCCGGTTTCTCTTCCTGCTTCCGCCCATCCTCCGTCCGCCGCCGCTCTCCGCTCTCAACTTCCGGCTGCCCCAATCTCACCACCTGCATTTACCACACCAATTTCGctcttttttccctttcttgGTCTCAGTCTCTCTTCTCccattctcttcttcttcattttcacCAAAACCTTAATCCCTTTGATTCACCTCAAaatccttcttctttttcttcttcttcttcttcttcaatctctTTTCGCCTTCGTATCAGACCTTTAATTCCATGGAAGAAACACGGCTCTGAGAAGCTTTCTGACAGTATCCATGTCTTCTGGGACCTTCGCCGAGCTCGTTTCTCCTCCTCCTCGCCTGAACCCTGTTCTGGATTCTTCATCGCCGTCGTTGTGGACGGCGAAATGACGCTTCTCGTCGGAGATATGATAAAGGAGGCCTCCAAGAAGATCAGAGCGGCGAAACCACCTCAAGTTCTCCAAACCCTAATTCTCAAAAGGGAACATGTAACTGCCCACAAAATCTACACCACAAAAGCGAAATTCGCTGGTCAAATCCGAGAAATCCAAATCGATTGCGGCTTCTCCAACTACAACGACGACGATTTGGGACTGTCGTTTAGTGTTGACGGAAAAAGGGTTCTAGAAATCAAGCGGCTGAAATGGAAGTTTAgaggaaatgaaagaatcgaaGTCGCTGGAGTTCAAATGGATGTATATTGGGATGTATACAATTGGGTTTTCGAATTGGAGAAAGAAAACAGAGGAAATGCAGTGTTTATGTTCAGATTCGAAGAGGAAATCGAAGAACAGAGCAATCAACAGCAGAACTGGAACCTGGGATTGAACGAATTAGAGTGGAGAAGGATGCGAAGTAGCTTATCCTCATCATCAATATCCTTTTCAACGTCGACGTCGTCGGTCGGATCATCCGCCGGAGCCAGTTCCTCAGTTATGGAGTGGGCTAATAGTGAAGATAGCGATCAAATTGGAGCACCATTGGGATTTTCTCTACTAATATACGCTTGGAGAAGGTGAAATCAACACACCATTGCAACAAAATTACAAGAAATCGTTCATTTACATTACATTAGATTAATTGCGTCTCCCAAAATCCTCTGTTTAATCTGTTACCATCAAGGGTACGAATGAAATTTTAGCTTTGGATTCTGTTGAGTGAATTTGGAAAATTTGGGGAGGAGAGGGACAAAAGTGGCAATGGGGTCTGTGTCGTTTTCCTGTTTGAATGGGGACAAGTAAAAATGTGTAATGAAATTGAAGCTGAAAAAGGGAGATGATAGATTCCATTAAAGTTCCGTTGGGAacagtgaagaagaagaagatgtgGGAAACTGACGAACCCCATaaaaagagggaaaagaaaCGTCTTGAGAGGTAAATTATAGGACAAAGTTGTAGAGTTTGATAGTATTTGTAATTCTTTGAAACGttactatatatttaattattacttctataattcattggttgtaATTGCtctaaattataattaaaagttGTATTAGTCTCTAATTGCAACCACTCTAAAGATTCAATTGCAACTAACCACATATTTTAGGTGTGGTTTTGACCATTTg
This region of Cucumis melo cultivar AY chromosome 7, USDA_Cmelo_AY_1.0, whole genome shotgun sequence genomic DNA includes:
- the LOC103493769 gene encoding uncharacterized protein LOC103493769, which produces MSPGFSSCFRPSSVRRRSPLSTSGCPNLTTCIYHTNFALFSLSWSQSLFSHSLLLHFHQNLNPFDSPQNPSSFSSSSSSSISFRLRIRPLIPWKKHGSEKLSDSIHVFWDLRRARFSSSSPEPCSGFFIAVVVDGEMTLLVGDMIKEASKKIRAAKPPQVLQTLILKREHVTAHKIYTTKAKFAGQIREIQIDCGFSNYNDDDLGLSFSVDGKRVLEIKRLKWKFRGNERIEVAGVQMDVYWDVYNWVFELEKENRGNAVFMFRFEEEIEEQSNQQQNWNLGLNELEWRRMRSSLSSSSISFSTSTSSVGSSAGASSSVMEWANSEDSDQIGAPLGFSLLIYAWRR